In Gammaproteobacteria bacterium, the sequence GCAGGTCTATACCTTCGAGCGCCTCGTCGAGGGCGGCCAGTACGCCAACTTCGTAAATACCGCCAAGCGGGCCGCCGCCAGCAAGGGCCAGGCCAAAACGGCGGCCACTGCGCTTGCCGGGCCCCTCGCCAGTAGTGCTGACCGACACGTTTACTTACCGCCGGACTTTTTATGTTTCGTTTTTTTCATCTGGTTCTTCTTTTTCTTTGCTTTTGACTTCTTGCTGCTGCTCTTTTTCTTTTTCTTGGCTTTCTTCTTTTTTGCTGTCTTGCGCCGGGCTTTCTGTTTTGCGTTCAGCTTGTCGACTGCCGACGAAAGCTTGTCCACGCGCGTCGATAATTCATGGATGTCGCGCGCGGTCGGTATCTGCAGCCCGTTCAGGGCGCGCGCCACGCGTAACTCGAACATCTCCTCCAGCTTTTCCCAGGTGTCGCTGGCCATATCCCTGCCGCCGGTGACGGTGCTTTTTGCCACTCCAGCGGTATTGCGGGTGTGCGACTGGATGTTCTCGCCGAGCTTTGCCAGCGTCTCGAACAGCTTCGAGCCCTCTTTTTCAGCCATCGACAGGGCGCCCAGTCCGGCCGACCAGATCTGGTGAGCCGATTCTGTGATAACCCGTGCCAGTTTGTCAGGATCCGGCTTTTGGTTCATGTATTTCTCCACGTTTTGCTTGCTGCCACGGCTGCATCATTGTAACCAGTACCAGCTTTTCAAATTCATCGGTGACCCGGCGGATAATCTGGCCGGGACGCGGCACAAGGTTGCTGTCGGTCATCAGCCCGAATTGCACCTTGCCGTTATAGCTGAGGATGCTGACACCCATGCCGATACTGCCGCTCTGCGGTACCCAGAATAGCAGCTGGTCTATCTCCGAGCCGGCGAAGTAAAGCGGCCGCTGCGGTCCCGGCACGTTTGTCATAACCGTCGTTGCCTTGCTGCTGAACATCTCCAGCACGGGCCGCTGCAACACGCTGGGGCCGCGGCCGACCAGGGACAGCATGCCAAGACTAATTTGGGGCTGGTAGGATTTTTTCAAGTCAGCCATGTTGGCAGCCACTGCATGCAGGCGTTCCAGCGGGTCGGCAATGCCGATCGGGATGCCGAGAAATACCAGGCCAAAGTGATTGCCAAGCCCGTCGGCTTTCCCTGGCGGGCGCAGGTTCACCGGGACAGTAGCGTTGATCTCCAGGCCGCCAACCTCGTCGCCCTGTTCGACCAGCCAGCGCCGCAGCGCTCCAGCCACACAGGACAGCAACACGTCATTGACTGTACAGCTGTGCGCCTTGCCGACTGCCTTCACTTCGGCCAGCGGCAATGGCTCGGCCCAGGCTACGCGCTTGGCAGGGCTCAGCGCACCGCGATAGCGCGACCGGGCGTCGGGTGGTTTCAGCACGAAACGGGCAAGGTCAAAGGCAAAGTCGCTGCCCTTGCGTGCCAGCGTAGCGACGATAGACGGTGGACCCTTGTCCTGCAGTTCACCCAGCAGGTCGCGGCCAATTTTCTCGCCGCGTTTGCCAAGCGCAAGCGCCTGCCTGGCGATCTGGTCGAGCAACGGTCGCGAGTGATGCGCCTGCCGTGGTGGCGCGCCTTTTTTCTCCTGCGGCTGCGGTTCGGTATCGGTCATCGACAGCAAGACCTGCACCAGCGCCATGCCGTCGGCGTAGCAGTGGTGTATCCGCATGATAATCGCGCTGCCGCCGTGGTAGTTCTCTATTACCTGGTATTGCCACAGCGGTTGATCCGGGTTGAGCGGCGTGCTGGCGATTTGGCTGGCGAGGCGCTCCAGACCACGTTTCGACGGATCCTCTGGCGGCTCTTGCGCCACCACATGGTTGGCAATGTCGAATTCAGGGTCCTCTTCCCACCAGGCCCCGGTGAGATCCTGTATGGCGCGCATGCGAAAACGGGGAAAGCTGAGGAAGCGCTGTTCGATAAGGTCCCGCACCTGCTGCAGCGTGACGCGCGACTTCAACTCAATTACCCCGGTGATCATCATCAGGTTGGTCGGGCTGTCCATACGTAACCAGGCGGTATCGCCGCTGGCCATCGAACGGGTGCCTGGTCTTAAAATCTGGTCGAGCACGGGGCAGTCGCGATCACTCATTGGGCGGCACAGTATAAGACCAACTCGCCCCGGCGTAGAATATGGTCATGAATAAACGAGAAAGCCCGGGCGCAAGGCGCTTCATGGAGCACCTGCAGCGCGCCCGGAAGCTGCGCCGGGAGGTCATTACCGGTGCGGGGCTGACACCGCAGCAGCATGCCCTGAGCGCCTGGCAGACCGAGCGGCTCGCCGGCACTTATGCCGACCTGGCTGCCCAGCCGCGCTATCGTCCGGCGATCGAGTTCTTCTTGTCAGACCTGTATGGCACGAAGGATTTTGCCCAGCGCGATGCCGACCTGGTGCGGGTGTACCCCATCATGGTGAGGGTGCTGTCAGAGAACGCGCTACAGTCAATGTCACTGGCGGTCGAGTTGCACGCGCTCACACAGGAACTCGATAGCCAGCTGCTTGAGGTGTTGAGTGAAAGCAATGTCGACATTGGCGCACACCCCGGAGCGCTCGACAAAGAGCTGTACGCGACCGCGTATCGCGAATGCGATAATTACGAACAGCGCAGGCGGCAGATCGAACTCATTGACGAAACCGGGCGGTTACTCGACGAGGTGGTGCGTCATCCCTGGATCATGGTC encodes:
- a CDS encoding poly granule associated protein, giving the protein MNQKPDPDKLARVITESAHQIWSAGLGALSMAEKEGSKLFETLAKLGENIQSHTRNTAGVAKSTVTGGRDMASDTWEKLEEMFELRVARALNGLQIPTARDIHELSTRVDKLSSAVDKLNAKQKARRKTAKKKKAKKKKKSSSKKSKAKKKKNQMKKTKHKKSGGK
- a CDS encoding wax ester/triacylglycerol synthase family O-acyltransferase — its product is MASGDTAWLRMDSPTNLMMITGVIELKSRVTLQQVRDLIEQRFLSFPRFRMRAIQDLTGAWWEEDPEFDIANHVVAQEPPEDPSKRGLERLASQIASTPLNPDQPLWQYQVIENYHGGSAIIMRIHHCYADGMALVQVLLSMTDTEPQPQEKKGAPPRQAHHSRPLLDQIARQALALGKRGEKIGRDLLGELQDKGPPSIVATLARKGSDFAFDLARFVLKPPDARSRYRGALSPAKRVAWAEPLPLAEVKAVGKAHSCTVNDVLLSCVAGALRRWLVEQGDEVGGLEINATVPVNLRPPGKADGLGNHFGLVFLGIPIGIADPLERLHAVAANMADLKKSYQPQISLGMLSLVGRGPSVLQRPVLEMFSSKATTVMTNVPGPQRPLYFAGSEIDQLLFWVPQSGSIGMGVSILSYNGKVQFGLMTDSNLVPRPGQIIRRVTDEFEKLVLVTMMQPWQQAKRGEIHEPKAGS
- a CDS encoding lectin subunit beta — its product is MSVSTTGEGPGKRSGRRFGLALAGGGPLGGIYEVGVLAALDEALEGIDL